In the Manis javanica isolate MJ-LG chromosome 14, MJ_LKY, whole genome shotgun sequence genome, one interval contains:
- the TRIM11 gene encoding E3 ubiquitin-protein ligase TRIM11 isoform X1: MAAPDLSTNLQEEATCAICLDYFTDPVMTDCGHNFCRECIRRCWGQPEGPYACPECRELSPQRNLRPNRPLAKMAEMARRLHPPSPVPQGVCAAHREPLAAFCGDELRLLCAACERSGEHWAHRVRPLQDAADDLKVKLEKSLEHLRKQMEDALLFQAQAEETCALWQKMVETQRQNVLTEFERLRRLLAEEEQRLLQRLEEEELEVLPPLRETAARLGQQSAQLAELITELEERCQLPALGLLQDIRDTLHRVQDVKLQPPEVVPMEMRTVCRVPGLVEALRRFRGDVTLDPDTANPELLLSEDRRSVRRGDLRQALPDSPQRFDPGPCVLGCEPLTSGRHYWEVEVGERVSWALGVCRENANRKEKGELFAGNGFWILVFLGSCYTSSERAFAPLRDPPRRVGIFLDYEAGHLSFYSATDGSLLYAFPETPFSGTLRALFSPLSSSLTPMTICRLKEVLLARTVGLKVSICLEMTPVSSQLPSEQH, encoded by the exons ATGGCCGCCCCCGACCTGTCCACCAACCTCCAGGAGGAGGCCACCTGCGCCATCTGCCTCGACTACTTCACCGACCCGGTGATGACCGACTGCGGCCACAACTTCTGCCGCGAGTGCATCCGGCGCTGCTGGGGCCAGCCCGAGGGCCCGTACGCCTGCCCTGAGTGCCGCGAGCTGTCCCCGCAGAGGAATTTGCGGCCCAACCGCCCCCTCGCCAAGATGGCCGAGATGGCGCGGCGCCTGCACCCGCCGTCGCCCGTCCCGCAGGGCGTGTGCGCCGCGCACCGCGAGCCGCTGGCCGCCTTCTGCGGGGACGAGCTGCGCCTGCTGTGTGCCGCCTGCGAACGTTCCGGGGAGCACTGGGCGCACCGCGTGCGGCCGCTGCAGGACGCCGCCGATGACCTCAAG GTGAAACTGGAGAAGTCCCTGGAGCATCTTCGCAAGCAAATGGAGGATGCTCTGCTGTTCCAGGCCCAGGCTGAGGAGACCTGTGCCCTGTGGCAG AAGATGGTGGAGACCCAGCGACAGAATGTGCTGACGGAGTTTGAGCGGCTGCGCCGGCTGCTGGCAGAGGAGGAGCAGCGGCTGCTGCAGcgactggaggaggaggagctggaggtgCTGCCCCCGCTGCGGGAGACAGCGGCCAGGCTGGGGCAGCAGAGCGCCCAGCTGGCTGAGCTCATTACCGAGCTGGAGGAGCGCTGCCAGCTGCCCGCACTGGGGCTGCTGCAG GACATCAGAGATACCTTGCACAG GGTCCAGGACGTGAAGCTGCAGCCGCCCGAGGTGGTGCCCATGGAGATGCGGACGGTATGCAGGGTCCCAGGGCTGGTGGAGGCCCTGCGGAGGTTCCGAG GGGATGTGACCCTCGATCCCGACACTGCCAACCCTGAGCTGCTCCTGTCGGAGGACAGGAGGAGCGTGCGGCGGGGGGACCTGCGGCAGGCCCTGCCTGACAGCCCCCAGCGCTTCGACCCTGGGCCGTGCGTGCTGGGCTGTGAGCCCCTCACCTCAGGCCGGCACTactgggaggtggaggtgggcGAACGGGTCAGCTGGGCCCTGGGCGTCTGCAGGGAGAATGCCAACCGCAAGGAGAAGGGTGAGCTGTTCGCCGGCAATGGCTTCTGGATCCTGGTGTTCCTGGGCAGCTGCTACACCTCCTCAGAGCGCGCCTTTGCTCCCCTGCGAGACCCGCCCCGCCGCGTGGGCATCTTTTTGGACTACGAGGCTGGGCATCTGTCCTTCTACAGTGCCACTGATGGCTCACTGCTGTATGCCTTCCCCGAGACACCATTCTCAGGGACTCTGCGGGCACTTTTCTCCCCTTTGTCCAGCAGCCTGACCCCTATGACCATCTGCAGGCTGAAAG AGGTGTTGCTGGCCAGAACAGTGGGCCTGAAGGTGAGCATATGCTTAGAAATGACTCCTGTAAGCTCACAGCTTCCATCTGAACAGCACTGA
- the TRIM17 gene encoding LOW QUALITY PROTEIN: E3 ubiquitin-protein ligase TRIM17 (The sequence of the model RefSeq protein was modified relative to this genomic sequence to represent the inferred CDS: inserted 4 bases in 3 codons; substituted 5 bases at 5 genomic stop codons) — protein sequence MDAVELARKLQEEAICAICLDYFTDPVMTTCGHFCRKLWLTWERAKGRKGSRKCRGSFPCPECRKLSPXRNLRPNRLLTKVAEMAQQHPSLQSQDLCKVHQESLKLFCEADQSPICMVCXESREHRPHSVVPIEEAVQEYKLKLEKDLGSLQEEMAKTEELQAREKEPWPSGRQAVTEXRQCILAEFEKMAVFLVEEEQHLLQGLKEEEEEXAAKLCGCSAALDQQHHSLKKFLLQLEDRMEREPLEMLQDKKKPLGRRDSLSVQYPEAIPTVLRTVCRVPGQIEVLKNFQEDVVPNSATAYPYLLLYKSLLRQYLSTPLDSMPQSKDRFLAXPCAVGQETFSSGRHYWEVGMDLTGDALXDLGVCRDVSRRDRVPKSPENGFXVVQLCKGQKYMPSAIIPNPITLSRPSSHAGIFLDFEAGXVSFYKVKDGAHLHTYSQAAFSGPLLPFFCLGTPKSGQIVISTVTLWVKG from the exons ATGGATGCTGTGGAACTTGCCAGAAAGTTGCAGGAGGAGGCCATCTGTGCCATCTGCCTGGACTACTTCACCGACCCAGTGATGACCACCTGTGGCCACTTCTGCCGCAAGCTCTGGCTGACCTGGGAGAGGGCCAAAGGCAGGAAGGGGAGCAGGAAGTGCAGGGgctccttcccctgccctgagTGCCGTAAGCTGTCCCCCTAGAGGAACCTGCGGCCCAACCGCCTGCTGACCAAGGTGGCAGAGATGGCTCAGCAGCACCCCAGCCTGCAGAGCCAGGACCTGTGCAAGGTGCACCAGGAGTCACTCAAGCTCTTCTGCGAGGCAGACCAGAGCCCCATCTGCATGGTCTG AGAGTCCCGGGAACACCGGCCCCACAGCGTGGTCCCCATTGAGGAGGCTGTGCAAGAGTACAAG TTGAAGCTGGAGAAGGACCTGGGGAGCCTTCAGGAGGAGATGGCAAAGACCGAAGAGCTGCAGGCCAGGGAGAAGGAGCCATGGCCAAGTGGCAGGCAG GCAGTGACGGAGTAGAGGCAGTGCATCCTGGCAGAGTTTGAGAAAATGGCAGTCTTTCtggtggaggaggagcagcacctcctccagggcctgaaggaagaggaggagg atgcaGCCAAACTGTGTGGGTGCTCAGCcgccctggaccagcagcaccaCTCCCTGAAGAAGTTCCTGCTGCAGCTGGAGGACAGGATGGAGCGCGAACCACTGGAGATGCTGCAG GATAAGAAGAAACCCCTGGGCAG GAGGGACAGCCTGAGTGTACAGTACCCAGAGGCCATCCCCACTGTGCTGAGGACGGTCTGCAGGGTCCCAGGACAAATAGAGGTGCTCAAGAATTTCCAAG AGGATGTGGTGCCTAACTCTGCCACAGCGTACCCCTACCTCCTCCTGTACAAGAGCCTCCTGAGGCAATACCTGAGCACCCCACTGGACAGCATGCCCCAGAGCAAGGACAGGTTCCTGGCCTAGCCCTGTGCGGTGGGCCAGGAGACCTTCTCCTCTGGGAGGCATTACTGGGAGGTGGGCATGGACCTCACCGGAGATGCACTGTGAGACCTGGGTGTGTGCAGAGATGTGAGCCGGAGGGACAGGGTCCCTAAGTCCCCCGAAAACGGGTTCTAGGTGGTGCAGCTGTGCAAAGGACAGAAGTACATGCCCTCAGCAATTATCCCAAACCCCATCACACTGAGCAGGCCCTCAAGCCACGCGGGCATCTTCCTGGACTTTGAGGCAG GGGTATCCTTCTACAAGGTCAAGGACGGGGCCCACCTGCACACCTACTCCCAGGCCGCCTTCTCTGGGCCCTTGCTGCCCTTCTTCTGCCTCGGGACCCCCAAATCAGGCCAGATAGTCATCTCTACAGTGACCCTGTGGGTGAAGGGATAG
- the TRIM11 gene encoding E3 ubiquitin-protein ligase TRIM11 isoform X2 has product MAAPDLSTNLQEEATCAICLDYFTDPVMTDCGHNFCRECIRRCWGQPEGPYACPECRELSPQRNLRPNRPLAKMAEMARRLHPPSPVPQGVCAAHREPLAAFCGDELRLLCAACERSGEHWAHRVRPLQDAADDLKVKLEKSLEHLRKQMEDALLFQAQAEETCALWQKMVETQRQNVLTEFERLRRLLAEEEQRLLQRLEEEELEVLPPLRETAARLGQQSAQLAELITELEERCQLPALGLLQDIRDTLHRVQDVKLQPPEVVPMEMRTVCRVPGLVEALRRFRGDVTLDPDTANPELLLSEDRRSVRRGDLRQALPDSPQRFDPGPCVLGCEPLTSGRHYWEVEVGERVSWALGVCRENANRKEKGELFAGNGFWILVFLGSCYTSSERAFAPLRDPPRRVGIFLDYEAGHLSFYSATDGSLLYAFPETPFSGTLRALFSPLSSSLTPMTICRLKGGPGDVLTPH; this is encoded by the exons ATGGCCGCCCCCGACCTGTCCACCAACCTCCAGGAGGAGGCCACCTGCGCCATCTGCCTCGACTACTTCACCGACCCGGTGATGACCGACTGCGGCCACAACTTCTGCCGCGAGTGCATCCGGCGCTGCTGGGGCCAGCCCGAGGGCCCGTACGCCTGCCCTGAGTGCCGCGAGCTGTCCCCGCAGAGGAATTTGCGGCCCAACCGCCCCCTCGCCAAGATGGCCGAGATGGCGCGGCGCCTGCACCCGCCGTCGCCCGTCCCGCAGGGCGTGTGCGCCGCGCACCGCGAGCCGCTGGCCGCCTTCTGCGGGGACGAGCTGCGCCTGCTGTGTGCCGCCTGCGAACGTTCCGGGGAGCACTGGGCGCACCGCGTGCGGCCGCTGCAGGACGCCGCCGATGACCTCAAG GTGAAACTGGAGAAGTCCCTGGAGCATCTTCGCAAGCAAATGGAGGATGCTCTGCTGTTCCAGGCCCAGGCTGAGGAGACCTGTGCCCTGTGGCAG AAGATGGTGGAGACCCAGCGACAGAATGTGCTGACGGAGTTTGAGCGGCTGCGCCGGCTGCTGGCAGAGGAGGAGCAGCGGCTGCTGCAGcgactggaggaggaggagctggaggtgCTGCCCCCGCTGCGGGAGACAGCGGCCAGGCTGGGGCAGCAGAGCGCCCAGCTGGCTGAGCTCATTACCGAGCTGGAGGAGCGCTGCCAGCTGCCCGCACTGGGGCTGCTGCAG GACATCAGAGATACCTTGCACAG GGTCCAGGACGTGAAGCTGCAGCCGCCCGAGGTGGTGCCCATGGAGATGCGGACGGTATGCAGGGTCCCAGGGCTGGTGGAGGCCCTGCGGAGGTTCCGAG GGGATGTGACCCTCGATCCCGACACTGCCAACCCTGAGCTGCTCCTGTCGGAGGACAGGAGGAGCGTGCGGCGGGGGGACCTGCGGCAGGCCCTGCCTGACAGCCCCCAGCGCTTCGACCCTGGGCCGTGCGTGCTGGGCTGTGAGCCCCTCACCTCAGGCCGGCACTactgggaggtggaggtgggcGAACGGGTCAGCTGGGCCCTGGGCGTCTGCAGGGAGAATGCCAACCGCAAGGAGAAGGGTGAGCTGTTCGCCGGCAATGGCTTCTGGATCCTGGTGTTCCTGGGCAGCTGCTACACCTCCTCAGAGCGCGCCTTTGCTCCCCTGCGAGACCCGCCCCGCCGCGTGGGCATCTTTTTGGACTACGAGGCTGGGCATCTGTCCTTCTACAGTGCCACTGATGGCTCACTGCTGTATGCCTTCCCCGAGACACCATTCTCAGGGACTCTGCGGGCACTTTTCTCCCCTTTGTCCAGCAGCCTGACCCCTATGACCATCTGCAGGCTGAAAGGTGGGCCTGGCGATGTGCTGACTCCCCATTGA